The Pseudomonas sp. FP2309 genome has a window encoding:
- the tuf gene encoding elongation factor Tu, with product MAKEKFDRSLPHVNVGTIGHVDHGKTTLTAALTRVCSEVFGSAIVDFDKIDSAPEEKARGITINTAHVEYNSLIRHYAHVDCPGHADYVKNMITGAAQMDGAILVCSAADGPMPQTREHILLSRQVGVPYIVVYLNKADLVDDAELLELVEMEVRDLLSTYDFPGDDTPIIIGSARMALEGKDDNEMGTTSVRKLVETLDSYIPDPVRVIDKPFLMPIEDVFSISGRGTVVTGRIERGIVKVQDPLEIVGLRDTTVTTCTGVEMFRKLLDEGRAGENCGVLLRGTKRDDVERGQVLVKPGSVKPHTKFEAEVYVLSKEEGGRHTPFFKGYRPQFYFRTTDVTGNCELPEGVEMVMPGDNIKMVVTLIKTIAMEDGLRFAIREGGRTVGAGVVAKIIE from the coding sequence GTGGCTAAAGAAAAATTTGATCGTTCCCTACCGCACGTCAACGTTGGCACCATCGGTCACGTTGACCACGGTAAAACCACTCTGACTGCTGCTCTGACTCGCGTTTGCTCCGAAGTTTTCGGTTCTGCAATCGTTGATTTCGATAAAATCGACAGCGCACCAGAAGAGAAAGCTCGTGGTATCACCATCAACACCGCGCACGTTGAATACAACTCGCTGATCCGTCACTACGCTCACGTTGACTGCCCAGGTCACGCTGACTATGTGAAGAACATGATCACCGGTGCTGCTCAAATGGACGGCGCTATCCTGGTTTGCTCGGCCGCTGATGGTCCGATGCCACAGACCCGTGAGCACATCCTGCTGTCCCGCCAGGTAGGCGTTCCGTACATCGTGGTTTACCTGAACAAGGCTGACCTGGTAGACGACGCTGAGCTGCTGGAACTGGTTGAGATGGAAGTGCGCGACCTGCTGAGCACTTACGACTTCCCAGGTGACGACACTCCGATCATCATCGGTTCTGCTCGTATGGCTCTGGAAGGCAAAGATGACAACGAAATGGGCACCACGTCCGTTCGTAAACTGGTTGAGACTCTGGACAGCTACATCCCAGATCCGGTCCGTGTTATCGACAAGCCGTTCCTGATGCCAATCGAAGACGTATTCTCGATCTCCGGTCGTGGTACTGTTGTGACTGGTCGTATCGAGCGCGGTATCGTTAAGGTTCAAGATCCACTGGAAATCGTTGGTCTGCGTGACACTACCGTCACCACCTGCACCGGTGTTGAAATGTTCCGTAAACTGCTCGACGAAGGTCGTGCTGGCGAGAACTGCGGCGTTCTGCTGCGTGGTACCAAGCGTGACGACGTTGAGCGTGGCCAGGTTCTGGTTAAGCCAGGTTCGGTTAAGCCGCACACCAAGTTCGAAGCTGAAGTGTACGTGCTGAGCAAAGAAGAAGGCGGTCGTCACACTCCGTTCTTCAAAGGCTACCGTCCACAGTTCTACTTCCGTACTACTGACGTGACTGGTAACTGCGAACTGCCGGAAGGCGTTGAGATGGTAATGCCGGGCGACAACATCAAAATGGTTGTTACCCTGATCAAAACCATCGCAATGGAAGACGGTCTGCGTTTCGCTATTCGCGAAGGCGGCCGTACCGTTGGTGCTGGCGTTGTAGCTAAAATCATCGAGTAA
- the rpoC gene encoding DNA-directed RNA polymerase subunit beta', which yields MKDLLNLLKNQGQVEEFDAIRIGLASPEMIRSWSFGEVKKPETINYRTFKPERDGLFCAKIFGPVKDYECLCGKYKRLKHRGVICEKCGVEVALAKVRRERMAHIELASPVAHIWFLKSLPSRIGLLMDMTLRDIERVLYFESYVVIDPGMTTLEKGQLLNDEQYFEALEEFGDDFDARMGAEAVRELLHAIDLEHEIGRLREEIPQTNSETKIKKLSKRLKLMEAFQGSGNLPEWMVLTVLPVLPPDLRPLVPLDGGRFATSDLNDLYRRVINRNNRLKRLLDLSAPDIIVRNEKRMLQEAVDALLDNGRRGRAITGSNKRPLKSLADMIKGKQGRFRQNLLGKRVDYSGRSVITVGPTLRLHQCGLPKKMALELFKPFIFGKLEMRGLATTIKAAKKMVERELPEVWDVLAEVIREHPVLLNRAPTLHRLGIQAFEPVLIEGKAIQLHPLVCAAYNADFDGDQMAVHVPLTLEAQLEARALMMSTNNILSPANGEPIIVPSQDVVLGLYYMTREAINAKGEGRVFADLQEVDRVFRAGEAALHAKVKVRINETVNDRDGGSVSGTRIVDTTVGRALLYQVVPKGLSYDVVNLPMKKKAISKLINQCYRVVGLKETVIFADQLMYTGFAYSTISGVSIGVNDFVIPDEKAQIINAATDEVKEIESQYASGLVTQGEKYNKVIDLWSKANDEVSKAMMANLSKEKVIDRHGVEVDQESFNSMYMMADSGARGSAAQIRQLAGMRGLMAKPDGSIIETPITANFREGLSVLQYFISTHGARKGLADTALKTANSGYLTRRLVDVAQDLVVTEVDCGTEHGLLMTPHIEGGDVVEPLGERVLGRVIARDVFKPGTEDIIVPAGTLVDEKWVEFIELNSIDEVIVRSPISCETRYGICAKCYGRDLARGHQVNIGEAVGVIAAQSIGEPGTQLTMRTFHIGGAASRTSAADSVQVKNGGTVRLHNLKHVERVDGCLVAVSRSGELAIADDYGRERERYKLPYGAVISVKEGDKVDAGAIVAKWDPHTHPIVTEMKGTVTYVGMEEGITIKRQTDELTGMTNIEVLDAKDRPAAGKDIRPAVKMVDDNGKDLLLPGTDVIAQYFLPANALVGVADGAKIAIGDVIARIPQETSKTRDITGGLPRVADLFEARRPKEASILAEVSGTIAFGKETKGKRRLVITPNDGSDPYEELIPKWRHLNVFEGEQVNRGEVISDGPSDPHDILRLLGVSALAKYIVNEIQDVYRLQGVKINDKHIETILRQMLRKVEIAESGDSSFIKGDQMELTHVLVENERLSAEDKFVSKFTRVLLGITKASLSTESFISAASFQETTRVLTEAAVTGKRDYLRGLKENVVVGRLIPAGTGLAYHSERKRRRDADKPLRVSASEVEAALTEALNSSGN from the coding sequence TTGAAAGACCTACTGAATTTGCTGAAAAACCAGGGTCAAGTCGAAGAGTTCGACGCCATCCGCATTGGATTGGCATCGCCTGAGATGATCCGTTCGTGGTCGTTCGGTGAAGTTAAAAAGCCGGAAACCATCAATTACCGTACGTTCAAACCTGAGCGTGACGGCCTGTTCTGCGCCAAGATCTTTGGCCCGGTTAAGGATTACGAGTGCCTGTGCGGTAAGTACAAGCGCTTGAAGCACCGCGGTGTGATCTGCGAGAAGTGCGGCGTTGAAGTTGCACTGGCTAAAGTTCGTCGTGAGCGCATGGCGCACATCGAACTGGCTTCGCCGGTTGCCCACATCTGGTTCCTGAAATCGCTGCCGTCCCGTATCGGCTTGCTGATGGACATGACCCTGCGTGATATCGAACGCGTTCTCTACTTCGAGAGCTATGTCGTTATCGATCCAGGCATGACCACCCTTGAGAAAGGTCAGCTGCTGAACGACGAGCAGTACTTCGAAGCGCTGGAAGAGTTCGGCGACGATTTCGATGCCCGCATGGGTGCCGAAGCTGTCCGTGAACTGCTGCACGCTATCGACCTGGAACACGAGATTGGCCGTCTGCGCGAAGAAATTCCGCAAACCAACTCCGAAACCAAGATCAAGAAGCTGTCTAAACGTCTGAAGTTGATGGAAGCCTTTCAGGGTTCCGGCAACTTGCCAGAGTGGATGGTGCTGACCGTTCTGCCGGTTCTGCCGCCAGATCTGCGTCCGCTGGTACCGTTGGACGGCGGTCGTTTCGCGACATCCGACCTCAACGACCTGTACCGCCGTGTGATCAACCGTAACAACCGCTTGAAGCGCCTGCTTGATCTGTCCGCTCCGGACATCATCGTGCGCAACGAAAAGCGTATGTTGCAAGAAGCTGTCGACGCCTTGCTCGACAACGGTCGTCGTGGTCGTGCTATCACCGGTTCGAACAAGCGTCCTCTGAAATCCTTGGCTGACATGATCAAGGGTAAGCAAGGCCGTTTCCGTCAGAACTTGCTCGGGAAGCGTGTTGACTACTCCGGTCGTTCGGTAATTACCGTAGGTCCGACCCTGCGTCTGCACCAGTGCGGTCTGCCTAAGAAGATGGCGCTCGAGCTGTTCAAGCCATTCATCTTCGGCAAGCTGGAAATGCGCGGTCTCGCGACCACCATCAAAGCGGCCAAGAAAATGGTCGAGCGCGAACTGCCAGAGGTTTGGGACGTTCTCGCTGAAGTGATTCGCGAACACCCGGTCCTCCTCAACCGCGCACCGACCCTTCACCGTCTGGGTATCCAGGCGTTTGAACCGGTACTGATCGAAGGTAAGGCTATCCAGCTGCACCCTCTGGTCTGTGCTGCGTACAACGCCGACTTCGACGGCGACCAAATGGCCGTGCACGTACCGCTGACACTGGAAGCCCAGTTGGAAGCGCGCGCGTTGATGATGTCGACCAACAACATTCTGTCGCCAGCCAACGGTGAGCCGATCATCGTTCCTTCGCAGGACGTTGTATTGGGTCTGTACTACATGACCCGTGAAGCGATCAACGCCAAAGGCGAAGGTCGTGTGTTCGCTGACCTGCAGGAAGTTGACCGTGTGTTCCGTGCCGGCGAAGCCGCGCTGCACGCCAAGGTCAAAGTGCGGATCAACGAAACCGTCAATGACCGTGATGGCGGCAGCGTGAGCGGCACCCGTATTGTCGACACCACTGTCGGCCGTGCCTTGCTGTATCAAGTTGTGCCAAAAGGCCTGTCGTACGACGTCGTCAACCTGCCGATGAAGAAAAAGGCGATCTCCAAGCTGATCAACCAGTGCTACCGCGTGGTTGGTTTGAAAGAGACCGTGATCTTCGCTGACCAGTTGATGTACACCGGCTTTGCTTATTCGACCATTTCCGGCGTTTCCATCGGTGTTAACGACTTCGTTATCCCGGATGAAAAAGCCCAGATCATCAATGCTGCAACTGATGAAGTGAAAGAGATCGAAAGCCAGTACGCCTCCGGCCTGGTAACCCAGGGCGAGAAGTACAACAAAGTGATCGACCTTTGGTCCAAGGCCAACGACGAAGTGTCGAAAGCGATGATGGCTAACCTCTCGAAAGAGAAGGTTATCGACCGTCATGGCGTAGAAGTCGATCAAGAGTCGTTCAACTCGATGTACATGATGGCCGACTCGGGCGCACGGGGTTCTGCTGCGCAGATCCGTCAGCTCGCCGGTATGCGTGGCCTGATGGCCAAGCCGGACGGCTCCATCATCGAAACGCCGATTACTGCGAATTTCCGTGAAGGTTTGAGCGTACTTCAGTACTTCATCTCCACTCACGGTGCTCGTAAGGGTCTTGCGGATACCGCGTTGAAAACGGCTAACTCCGGTTACCTGACTCGTCGTCTGGTGGACGTTGCGCAAGACTTGGTTGTAACTGAAGTTGACTGCGGCACCGAACACGGTCTGCTGATGACTCCGCACATCGAAGGCGGCGACGTTGTAGAGCCGTTGGGTGAGCGCGTACTGGGTCGAGTCATCGCCCGTGACGTATTCAAGCCAGGCACCGAGGACATTATTGTTCCTGCCGGCACCCTGGTAGACGAGAAGTGGGTCGAGTTCATCGAACTCAACAGCATCGACGAAGTGATTGTTCGCTCGCCGATCAGCTGCGAAACCCGCTACGGCATTTGCGCCAAGTGCTACGGCCGTGACTTGGCTCGTGGTCACCAGGTGAACATCGGTGAGGCGGTTGGCGTAATTGCTGCCCAGTCCATCGGTGAACCGGGTACCCAGCTGACCATGCGTACGTTCCACATCGGTGGTGCGGCAAGCCGGACCTCTGCAGCTGACAGCGTTCAGGTGAAGAATGGCGGTACCGTCCGTCTGCATAACCTGAAGCACGTTGAGCGAGTGGATGGTTGCCTGGTTGCTGTGTCTCGTTCCGGTGAGCTGGCAATCGCTGATGACTACGGTCGTGAGCGTGAGCGTTACAAGCTGCCGTACGGTGCTGTGATTTCGGTTAAAGAGGGTGACAAGGTCGACGCTGGCGCAATAGTGGCCAAGTGGGATCCGCACACTCACCCAATTGTTACCGAAATGAAAGGTACCGTGACCTACGTGGGCATGGAAGAAGGCATCACGATCAAGCGTCAGACTGACGAATTGACCGGTATGACCAACATTGAGGTACTCGACGCGAAAGATCGTCCAGCTGCCGGTAAAGACATCCGTCCTGCCGTGAAGATGGTCGATGACAACGGCAAGGACTTGTTGCTGCCAGGCACTGACGTAATCGCTCAGTACTTCCTGCCAGCCAACGCCCTGGTCGGTGTAGCGGATGGTGCGAAGATTGCGATCGGTGATGTTATCGCTCGTATCCCGCAAGAAACTTCGAAGACCCGCGACATCACCGGTGGTCTGCCGCGTGTTGCCGACTTGTTCGAAGCTCGTCGTCCGAAAGAAGCGTCGATTCTGGCTGAAGTCAGCGGCACCATCGCGTTCGGTAAAGAAACCAAAGGCAAGCGCCGTCTGGTCATTACCCCGAACGACGGTAGCGATCCGTACGAAGAGCTGATTCCGAAGTGGCGCCACCTGAACGTCTTCGAAGGCGAACAGGTAAATCGCGGCGAAGTTATCTCTGACGGTCCGAGCGATCCACACGACATCCTGCGTCTGCTGGGTGTGAGTGCGCTGGCCAAGTACATCGTTAACGAGATCCAGGACGTTTACCGTCTGCAAGGCGTGAAGATCAACGATAAGCACATCGAGACCATCCTGCGTCAGATGTTGCGTAAAGTTGAAATCGCTGAATCCGGCGATTCCAGTTTCATCAAGGGCGACCAGATGGAACTGACTCACGTACTGGTAGAGAACGAGCGTCTGAGCGCGGAAGACAAGTTTGTTTCCAAGTTCACTCGCGTGTTGCTGGGTATCACCAAGGCGTCGTTGTCCACTGAGTCGTTCATCTCGGCGGCCTCCTTCCAGGAGACCACTCGCGTACTGACCGAAGCAGCGGTAACCGGCAAGCGCGATTACCTGCGCGGCCTGAAAGAAAACGTGGTTGTGGGTCGTCTGATCCCAGCCGGTACCGGTTTGGCTTACCACAGCGAGCGTAAGCGTCGCCGTGATGCTGACAAGCCGTTGCGTGTAAGCGCCAGTGAAGTGGAAGCTGCACTGACCGAAGCGCTGAACTCAAGCGGTAACTGA
- the rpsJ gene encoding 30S ribosomal protein S10, protein MQNQQIRIRLKAFDHRLIDQSTQEIVETAKRTGAQVRGPIPLPTRKERFTVLVSPHVNKDARDQYEIRTHKRVLDIVQPTDKTVDALMKLDLAAGVEVQISLG, encoded by the coding sequence ATGCAAAATCAGCAAATCCGTATCAGGTTGAAGGCTTTTGACCATCGCCTGATCGACCAATCCACCCAGGAAATCGTGGAAACCGCGAAACGTACTGGTGCTCAAGTGCGTGGTCCAATTCCACTGCCTACCCGTAAAGAGCGGTTCACCGTTCTGGTCTCCCCGCACGTCAACAAAGACGCGCGTGACCAGTACGAGATCCGTACTCATAAGCGCGTACTGGACATCGTCCAGCCAACGGATAAAACCGTTGATGCACTTATGAAGCTCGATCTGGCGGCCGGTGTGGAAGTACAGATCAGCCTCGGCTAA
- the fusA gene encoding elongation factor G encodes MARTTPISRYRNIGIVAHVDAGKTTTTERVLFYTGKSHKMGEVHDGAATTDWMVQEQERGITITSAAITAFWKGSEKQYKDEHRFNVIDTPGHVDFTIEVERSLRVLDGAVVVFCGTSGVEPQSETVWRQANKYGVPRLVYVNKMDRAGANFLRVIGQIKQRLGHTPVPIQLAIGSEDNFQGQIDLLTMEAVYWNDADKGMVPVRKPIPAELQELADEWRNNMVEAAAEANEELMNKYLEGEELTNVEIKAALRQRTIAGEIVLAVCGSSFKNKGVPLVLDAVIDYLPAPVDIPAIKGTDPDDETIELERHADDAEPFSALAFKIATDPFVGTLTFVRVYSGVLNSGDGVINSVKGKKERVGRMVQMHANAREEIKEVRAGDIAALIGMKDVTTGETLCNADKPIILVRMDFPEPVISVAVEPKTKDDQEKMGIALGKLAQEDPSFRVKTDEETGQTIISGMGELHLDILVDRMRREFNVEANIGKPQVSYRERITKNCEIEGKFVRQSGGRGQFGHCWIRFAPADEGQEGLQFVNEVVGGVVPKEYIPAIQKGIEEQMKNGVVAGYPLIGLKATVFDGSYHDVDSNEMAFKVAASMATKQLAQKGGGELLEPIMAVEVVTPEDYMGDVMGDLNRRRGMILGMEDTVSGKVIRAEVPLGEMFGYATDVRSMSQGRASYSMEFKKYNTAPAHIAETVSKKQG; translated from the coding sequence ATGGCTCGTACTACTCCGATTAGCCGCTACCGTAACATCGGTATCGTTGCTCACGTGGATGCTGGTAAAACCACCACCACCGAGCGCGTACTGTTTTACACCGGCAAAAGTCACAAGATGGGCGAGGTGCATGACGGCGCCGCGACCACAGACTGGATGGTTCAGGAGCAGGAGCGTGGTATTACCATTACTTCTGCTGCTATTACCGCCTTCTGGAAAGGTTCCGAGAAGCAGTACAAAGATGAGCACCGCTTCAACGTAATCGATACCCCGGGCCACGTAGACTTCACCATTGAAGTTGAACGTTCCCTGCGCGTACTCGACGGCGCTGTCGTTGTGTTCTGCGGTACCTCGGGCGTTGAGCCTCAGTCGGAAACCGTATGGCGTCAAGCCAACAAATACGGCGTTCCACGTCTTGTTTACGTAAACAAGATGGACCGTGCTGGTGCGAACTTCCTGCGCGTGATCGGTCAGATCAAGCAGCGTCTGGGTCACACCCCGGTGCCAATCCAGTTGGCCATCGGTTCCGAAGACAATTTCCAAGGCCAGATCGATCTGCTGACCATGGAAGCTGTTTACTGGAACGACGCTGACAAAGGTATGGTTCCTGTTCGCAAGCCTATCCCTGCTGAACTGCAGGAACTGGCTGACGAATGGCGCAACAACATGGTTGAAGCTGCGGCCGAAGCCAACGAAGAGCTGATGAACAAGTACCTCGAAGGTGAAGAACTCACCAACGTGGAAATCAAAGCCGCTCTGCGTCAGCGTACTATCGCTGGTGAGATCGTCTTGGCTGTTTGCGGTTCCTCGTTCAAGAACAAGGGTGTTCCCCTGGTTCTCGATGCTGTGATCGACTACCTGCCGGCACCAGTTGATATTCCTGCCATCAAGGGTACTGACCCGGATGACGAGACTATCGAGCTGGAGCGTCATGCAGACGACGCAGAACCGTTCTCCGCTCTGGCATTTAAAATTGCCACTGACCCATTCGTGGGTACCTTGACCTTCGTCCGCGTTTACTCGGGTGTGTTGAACTCCGGCGACGGCGTGATCAACTCGGTTAAAGGCAAGAAAGAGCGCGTGGGTCGTATGGTGCAAATGCACGCAAACGCCCGCGAAGAGATCAAGGAAGTACGCGCTGGTGACATCGCGGCCTTGATCGGCATGAAGGACGTCACCACCGGTGAGACCTTGTGCAACGCTGACAAGCCAATCATCCTGGTTCGCATGGACTTCCCGGAGCCGGTTATTTCGGTAGCCGTAGAGCCTAAGACCAAGGATGACCAGGAAAAAATGGGTATCGCTCTGGGCAAGCTTGCTCAGGAAGATCCATCTTTCCGCGTCAAGACTGATGAAGAGACTGGTCAAACGATCATCTCCGGCATGGGCGAGCTTCACCTGGACATCCTGGTTGACCGGATGCGCCGTGAGTTCAACGTCGAAGCCAACATCGGTAAGCCTCAGGTTTCCTATCGTGAGCGCATCACGAAGAACTGTGAAATCGAAGGCAAGTTCGTTCGTCAGTCCGGCGGTCGTGGTCAGTTCGGTCACTGCTGGATCCGTTTTGCTCCTGCTGACGAAGGTCAGGAAGGTCTGCAATTCGTGAACGAAGTAGTAGGTGGTGTTGTTCCTAAGGAATACATCCCTGCTATCCAGAAGGGTATCGAAGAGCAGATGAAGAACGGTGTTGTTGCCGGCTATCCGCTGATCGGCCTGAAAGCAACCGTTTTTGACGGTTCTTACCACGACGTCGACTCCAACGAGATGGCGTTTAAGGTGGCTGCTTCCATGGCAACCAAGCAACTGGCCCAGAAGGGCGGTGGTGAGTTGCTTGAGCCAATCATGGCGGTAGAAGTTGTTACACCTGAAGACTATATGGGTGATGTCATGGGCGACCTTAACCGTCGTCGCGGCATGATCTTGGGTATGGAAGACACGGTTTCCGGCAAAGTGATTCGCGCCGAGGTTCCGTTGGGTGAGATGTTCGGTTATGCGACCGACGTTCGCTCCATGTCTCAGGGTCGCGCAAGCTACTCTATGGAATTCAAAAAATACAACACAGCTCCGGCGCACATCGCTGAAACTGTATCCAAAAAACAAGGCTGA
- the rpsL gene encoding 30S ribosomal protein S12, translating into MATINQLVRQPRKRIVEKSDVPALQNCPQRRGVCTRVYTTTPKKPNSALRKVCRVRLTNGFEVSSYIGGEGHNLQEHSVVLIRGGRVKDLPGVRYHTVRGSLDTSGVKGRNQGRSKYGTKKPK; encoded by the coding sequence ATGGCAACTATCAACCAGCTGGTACGTCAGCCGCGTAAGCGTATCGTCGAGAAATCCGACGTGCCTGCGCTGCAGAACTGCCCGCAACGTCGTGGCGTATGCACTCGTGTGTATACCACCACGCCGAAAAAACCTAACTCGGCACTGCGTAAAGTATGCCGTGTGCGTCTGACCAACGGTTTCGAGGTTTCCTCGTACATCGGCGGTGAAGGCCACAACCTGCAAGAGCACAGCGTGGTACTGATCCGCGGCGGTCGTGTAAAAGACTTGCCAGGTGTTCGTTACCACACCGTACGCGGCTCCTTGGATACTTCCGGCGTTAAAGGTCGTAACCAGGGTCGTTCGAAGTACGGTACCAAGAAGCCTAAGTAG
- the rpsG gene encoding 30S ribosomal protein S7: MPRRRVAAKREVLDDPKYGSQILAKFMNHVMESGKKAVAERIVYGALEKVKERKNSDPLEIFEKALDAIAPLVEVKSRRVGGATYQVPVEVRPSRRNALAMRWLVDFARKRGEKSMALRLAGELLDAAEGKGAAVKKREDVHRMAEANKAFSHYRF, translated from the coding sequence ATGCCAAGAAGACGCGTAGCAGCCAAGCGCGAAGTGCTTGACGATCCAAAATACGGAAGCCAAATTCTGGCCAAGTTCATGAACCACGTAATGGAAAGCGGCAAGAAAGCCGTTGCCGAGCGTATCGTTTATGGCGCGCTGGAAAAGGTTAAAGAACGCAAGAACAGCGACCCCCTGGAAATCTTCGAGAAAGCTCTCGACGCCATCGCTCCGCTGGTCGAAGTGAAGTCGCGCCGTGTAGGTGGTGCTACTTACCAGGTTCCGGTTGAAGTTCGTCCGTCCCGTCGTAACGCTCTGGCAATGCGCTGGTTGGTAGACTTCGCCCGTAAGCGCGGCGAGAAGTCTATGGCCCTGCGTTTGGCTGGCGAACTGTTGGACGCTGCTGAAGGTAAAGGTGCTGCTGTTAAGAAGCGTGAAGACGTGCACCGTATGGCTGAAGCTAACAAAGCTTTCTCGCACTACCGCTTCTAA